A genomic segment from Bacteroidales bacterium encodes:
- a CDS encoding rhomboid family intramembrane serine protease: MNLAVIIITVLISIYAFYNAEIFDRLKFNAYAIRHHGQGWRFFSYGLIHADWIHLFINMFVLYSFGKAVIDAYHYYFDIKGYLFYLLLYAGGIGFSVLFDYGKHKEDPHYNAVGASGAVSAVLFASILLYPTGSVYLFPIPFPLPSVVFGVIYLVYSAVMARRATDNIGHNAHFWGAVFGIAFTIALKPILAISFWKQIMGLF, translated from the coding sequence TTGAATCTCGCGGTAATCATCATAACGGTACTGATCTCAATCTATGCATTCTACAATGCTGAGATTTTTGACCGGCTGAAGTTCAATGCTTATGCAATCAGGCATCATGGACAGGGATGGCGTTTTTTCAGCTATGGGCTGATCCATGCCGACTGGATACACCTGTTTATCAATATGTTTGTCCTTTATTCTTTCGGTAAAGCCGTCATTGATGCCTATCACTATTATTTCGATATCAAAGGATACCTTTTCTACCTGTTACTATACGCAGGCGGGATAGGATTTTCGGTGCTGTTTGACTACGGGAAGCATAAGGAGGATCCGCACTATAACGCGGTCGGCGCTTCAGGGGCTGTGTCAGCCGTGCTTTTCGCCAGCATCCTGCTGTATCCGACCGGGTCAGTCTATCTTTTCCCCATTCCTTTCCCTCTGCCATCGGTCGTTTTCGGCGTCATTTACCTGGTTTATTCTGCCGTGATGGCACGCCGGGCAACCGACAACATCGGGCACAATGCCCATTTTTGGGGAGCAGTCTTCGGTATTGCTTTCACTATAGCACTGAAACCAATTCTGGCCATCAGTTTCTGGAAGCAGATAATGGGTTTATTTTAA